The Thermoclostridium stercorarium subsp. stercorarium DSM 8532 genome contains a region encoding:
- a CDS encoding DUF3794 and LysM peptidoglycan-binding domain-containing protein, with protein MSVELIRKPINLYQLIDEQQREELTETGIIVPDSKPDVLDVLAVDTSVIVKNREKSGKVMEISGELNFQVIYRADNQEQSIEAINVNAPWSVSCNYPAGEENIHTLVKSAVEHTNVEIVNGRKLSAKSVVKLNVKYLAIRTVEAGENVQGENVYQKADLHDIAMIEDIGETTINVSEILELSAGKPAIEEILYSSAMLKDLKISENDTLEAVLAINILYRPDNDSTQLENEYFEIPVSKSLELDKYYTNLSVNTVLKTLTVKPDEDLDGLLTRVRVDAEINAEYILYSRENVNLVNDAYATDYDFELEKMPVTVSVEEQDITENVQINANIPLECGGENLEEILSVGVKPKLLSVGNDTAGVEINGCLDVFVLYGTGTDMRIVRGANQEVQFTHRVALPETNARYDIDPQIQINDAGFDIASKTELGIKTDVAIKIHLSRKSEINVVTGIKGIKPVEKKENPPLIIYYTQDGDTLWSIARKYRVSIQKIMNDNGMTEEIEPEAGQKIFLIG; from the coding sequence ATGTCGGTTGAATTAATTAGAAAACCCATCAATCTGTATCAGTTGATAGATGAGCAGCAAAGGGAGGAGCTGACCGAAACAGGCATTATTGTGCCCGACAGCAAACCCGACGTGCTGGACGTGCTCGCAGTGGATACCAGTGTAATTGTCAAAAACCGTGAAAAAAGCGGAAAGGTAATGGAAATAAGCGGAGAACTCAACTTTCAGGTGATATACCGGGCTGATAATCAGGAACAGAGCATAGAAGCCATAAATGTCAACGCGCCATGGTCGGTTTCCTGCAATTACCCTGCCGGTGAGGAGAACATCCACACCCTTGTGAAAAGCGCTGTTGAACACACAAATGTGGAAATAGTAAACGGGAGAAAGCTGAGCGCAAAATCCGTAGTGAAACTGAATGTGAAATACCTCGCAATTCGGACTGTTGAAGCCGGTGAAAACGTACAGGGCGAAAACGTTTACCAGAAGGCCGACCTGCATGATATTGCAATGATTGAGGATATCGGCGAAACGACTATTAATGTTTCGGAAATCCTGGAACTGTCCGCCGGAAAACCCGCGATAGAAGAAATTCTGTACAGCAGCGCAATGCTTAAGGACCTGAAAATTTCTGAAAATGACACGCTCGAGGCTGTCCTTGCCATTAATATTCTGTACCGGCCCGACAACGACAGCACCCAGCTGGAGAATGAATATTTTGAAATACCGGTTTCAAAGAGTTTGGAACTGGACAAATATTATACCAATCTGTCGGTCAATACGGTGCTCAAAACGTTAACTGTCAAACCTGACGAAGACCTTGACGGGCTTTTAACCCGTGTAAGGGTTGATGCCGAAATAAATGCTGAATATATTCTTTACAGCAGGGAAAACGTTAACCTGGTCAATGATGCCTATGCAACCGATTATGATTTTGAGCTGGAGAAAATGCCGGTTACCGTAAGCGTGGAAGAGCAGGATATAACCGAAAATGTCCAGATTAACGCGAATATTCCGCTTGAATGCGGGGGAGAAAACCTGGAGGAAATATTAAGCGTTGGTGTTAAACCCAAGCTTCTTTCGGTGGGAAATGACACTGCGGGAGTAGAAATAAACGGATGCCTTGACGTGTTTGTACTGTACGGAACCGGCACCGATATGAGGATTGTTCGCGGTGCAAACCAGGAAGTGCAGTTCACGCACCGTGTAGCCTTACCTGAGACAAACGCAAGGTATGACATTGATCCTCAAATTCAGATAAACGATGCCGGATTTGACATAGCATCGAAAACAGAGCTCGGAATTAAGACTGATGTAGCGATCAAGATACACTTGTCGAGAAAGTCCGAAATTAACGTAGTCACCGGAATAAAAGGGATTAAACCCGTTGAAAAGAAAGAAAACCCGCCATTGATTATATACTATACCCAGGACGGCGATACGCTTTGGAGCATTGCCAGAAAATACAGGGTATCAATACAGAAAATAATGAATGATAACGGAATGACTGAAGAAATAGAACCCGAAGCCGGTCAAAAAATATTCCTTATCGGGTAG
- the ispE gene encoding 4-(cytidine 5'-diphospho)-2-C-methyl-D-erythritol kinase has product MERIKLFAQAKINLSLDVTGRLENGYHTLRMIMQTISLCDEVVLEKAREGIEILCDHPNLPCDERNICYKAAREFFMKTGIGAFGDGKNSDGTVSAKGCICEETGNLYAGVRINIKKRIPIGAGLAGGSSDAAAVLKGLNILYNTNLHPGELAEIGLKCGADVPFCIYGGTYLAEGIGERLTKLPSFSGVNAVVVKPDFSVSTAWVYKNYSLDELKERPDTDAIIDAIGTKDIAKVAGKMRNVLESVTAVKYPEINKIKHALKKLGALGSMMSGSGPAVFGLFENFEKANTAFEELRKIYKQTYLVSTTDGGEIYGENI; this is encoded by the coding sequence TTGGAAAGGATAAAATTATTTGCCCAGGCAAAAATTAATTTATCGCTGGATGTTACAGGAAGGCTTGAAAACGGTTATCATACATTACGAATGATTATGCAGACAATATCCCTGTGCGACGAAGTAGTGCTTGAAAAGGCACGGGAGGGGATTGAAATACTGTGTGATCATCCAAACCTTCCGTGTGACGAAAGAAATATCTGTTACAAAGCTGCAAGAGAATTCTTTATGAAAACGGGTATTGGAGCCTTTGGTGACGGCAAAAATTCTGATGGAACAGTTTCGGCCAAGGGGTGCATCTGTGAGGAAACAGGTAACCTGTATGCCGGGGTAAGAATAAATATAAAGAAAAGAATTCCGATCGGTGCCGGGCTTGCGGGCGGAAGCAGCGACGCCGCAGCGGTGCTAAAAGGTCTGAATATTCTGTATAACACAAATCTGCACCCTGGCGAACTTGCCGAAATAGGCCTTAAATGCGGTGCCGACGTACCGTTTTGCATATACGGCGGCACATACCTGGCAGAGGGAATTGGGGAAAGGCTTACGAAACTGCCGTCGTTCAGCGGCGTGAATGCAGTGGTGGTAAAGCCTGATTTTTCGGTATCCACCGCATGGGTGTATAAAAACTACAGTTTGGACGAACTTAAGGAACGCCCGGATACCGATGCCATTATTGATGCAATAGGAACGAAGGATATTGCAAAGGTTGCCGGTAAAATGCGTAATGTACTTGAAAGTGTTACAGCGGTGAAATATCCGGAGATAAACAAAATCAAACATGCCCTGAAAAAACTCGGGGCCCTGGGCAGTATGATGAGCGGAAGCGGCCCTGCGGTATTCGGATTGTTTGAAAATTTCGAAAAAGCCAATACTGCGTTTGAAGAGCTCAGAAAAATTTATAAACAGACATATCTGGTTTCCACAACAGACGGAGGAGAAATCTATGGCGAAAATATCTAA
- a CDS encoding GntR family transcriptional regulator — translation MAKISKIKMDNYMPLRDVIFNTLRDAIVSGELKPGERLMEVALAEKMGVSRTPVREAVRRLEMEGLVTMTPRKGTHVAEITVKDIMDVLEVRAALDKLATELAAKRARPENIRQLENIHKQYIACLEKQNITGAIKKDVEFHEVIYAAAKNSKLTSVASSLREQIYRFRVLYMKDFSNAEEVLKEHESILQALREGNAELAGRLAEEHIVHQKETIIQQMEKK, via the coding sequence ATGGCGAAAATATCTAAAATAAAAATGGATAATTACATGCCGTTACGGGATGTTATTTTCAACACACTCCGCGACGCTATTGTATCCGGTGAATTAAAGCCGGGGGAAAGATTAATGGAAGTAGCTCTTGCCGAAAAAATGGGTGTAAGCAGAACCCCGGTGAGGGAAGCGGTCAGAAGGCTTGAAATGGAAGGCCTTGTAACCATGACCCCCAGGAAGGGAACCCATGTTGCCGAAATTACGGTTAAGGACATAATGGATGTTCTTGAAGTGCGGGCGGCATTAGACAAGCTTGCAACCGAACTGGCAGCAAAACGTGCCAGACCTGAAAATATCCGGCAGCTTGAGAATATCCATAAACAGTATATTGCATGCCTTGAAAAGCAGAACATCACCGGTGCAATAAAGAAGGATGTGGAATTCCACGAAGTAATATACGCGGCCGCAAAGAACAGCAAGCTTACAAGCGTGGCGTCAAGCCTGCGGGAACAGATTTACCGGTTCCGCGTACTTTATATGAAAGACTTTTCCAACGCGGAAGAGGTACTGAAGGAACACGAGTCAATACTTCAGGCATTGAGGGAAGGAAACGCCGAACTTGCCGGAAGGCTTGCGGAAGAACATATTGTGCACCAGAAAGAGACCATTATTCAGCAAATGGAGAAAAAATAG
- the rpsF gene encoding 30S ribosomal protein S6 yields MAKMVNYESIFVVNPQLEDEKIKEIIEKMKSLVESNAQLEKIEEWGKKKLAYEIAKQKEGYYVLMQFTAEPNFPAELERVYKITEGVIRYLIVKRDEKE; encoded by the coding sequence ATGGCAAAAATGGTGAATTATGAGTCAATATTTGTTGTAAATCCTCAGCTGGAGGACGAAAAGATCAAGGAAATCATTGAAAAGATGAAGTCCCTTGTCGAGTCCAACGCCCAGCTGGAGAAGATTGAGGAATGGGGAAAGAAGAAACTGGCTTACGAAATTGCAAAGCAAAAAGAAGGTTATTATGTACTGATGCAATTCACTGCAGAGCCTAATTTCCCCGCCGAACTGGAAAGAGTGTATAAGATTACCGAAGGCGTTATCAGGTATCTGATAGTTAAACGTGACGAAAAGGAATAA
- a CDS encoding single-stranded DNA-binding protein: MNKVILMGRLTADPELRYTTGTNIPVCRFRLAVDRPFQKQGEDRQADFFNIVAWRSTAEFVSKFFKKGMRVLIEGYLRNNDYEDNQGVRHYMVEIHAERVYFADSKRDDVSGGFSQPQYGMPAPDDAPVSEPEPGDGFFPLSDDDDDLPF; this comes from the coding sequence ATGAACAAGGTTATCCTTATGGGTCGTCTGACAGCAGACCCGGAACTCAGATATACTACAGGTACGAACATCCCGGTATGCCGCTTCAGGCTCGCAGTGGATCGGCCGTTTCAAAAGCAGGGCGAAGACAGACAGGCGGATTTTTTCAATATAGTTGCATGGAGAAGTACGGCGGAATTTGTGAGCAAATTCTTTAAGAAAGGCATGCGCGTTCTTATTGAAGGGTATCTCAGAAACAACGATTACGAGGACAATCAGGGTGTACGACATTATATGGTGGAGATTCATGCCGAAAGAGTATATTTTGCGGATTCGAAAAGGGATGACGTATCTGGCGGGTTTTCACAACCTCAGTATGGGATGCCGGCGCCTGATGATGCTCCGGTTTCGGAACCTGAACCCGGAGACGGATTTTTCCCGTTATCGGACGACGATGACGATTTACCGTTTTAA
- a CDS encoding decaprenyl-phosphate phosphoribosyltransferase — protein MNGKLLRLLRPKQWVKNIFVLVPLIFSRTFTEPGRVLRALGAFLCFTAVSSAIYVLNDIIDIEKDRLHETKRFRPLASGEVTKGQAFILMALLLVLGLAVAFAISTNVVLCLTTYIVLNILYSLFFKKIVILDITVIAIGFVLRVITGAAAINVYISSWVLLCSFFIALCLAAGKRKTEKASLQESSTEHRKVLAVYTDEFLKGLIQISITCTTITYSLYTILEYNVQSPMITILFVVFGLFRYMQLVFEDDEGRLPEELILSDRPLLLSIFLFGVSWIIIFLML, from the coding sequence ATGAACGGGAAACTGTTAAGACTGTTACGCCCAAAACAGTGGGTTAAAAATATATTTGTACTGGTGCCGCTGATCTTTTCGCGGACATTTACCGAGCCCGGTCGTGTTTTGCGAGCGCTGGGCGCTTTTCTGTGCTTTACTGCGGTATCATCCGCGATATATGTTCTGAATGACATAATCGATATTGAGAAAGACAGGCTCCACGAAACAAAGCGTTTCAGGCCTCTTGCATCCGGAGAGGTTACGAAGGGCCAGGCCTTTATACTTATGGCGCTGCTTCTGGTGCTGGGGCTTGCGGTGGCGTTCGCTATCAGCACAAATGTGGTGCTATGCCTTACGACTTATATAGTACTGAATATTCTGTATTCCCTGTTTTTCAAAAAAATTGTAATCCTGGACATAACGGTAATTGCCATCGGTTTTGTGCTCCGGGTGATTACAGGGGCGGCTGCAATTAATGTGTATATCTCCTCATGGGTGCTGCTTTGTTCCTTTTTTATTGCCCTCTGCCTTGCTGCGGGGAAAAGGAAAACCGAAAAGGCAAGCCTTCAGGAATCCTCGACCGAACACAGGAAAGTTCTGGCGGTTTATACCGACGAATTTTTAAAAGGTCTGATACAAATAAGCATCACCTGCACCACAATAACCTATTCGCTGTATACGATACTGGAGTACAATGTGCAGAGCCCAATGATAACAATTCTTTTTGTCGTGTTCGGGCTTTTCAGGTATATGCAGCTTGTTTTTGAGGATGACGAAGGAAGGCTTCCCGAAGAACTTATTCTTTCGGACAGACCGTTGCTTTTAAGCATATTCCTTTTCGGTGTGTCATGGATTATAATTTTCCTTATGCTTTAA
- a CDS encoding radical SAM protein, which translates to MLRALINLILKKPILVIYDVTKLCNQRCLMCNIWKTKSNDMDLGRLEEEVKKLSRFGVRYVFLQGGEPLIRKDIIQIIDIFLKYRIKPTVITNGILLTPEIASEIAKRRCNLAISIDSMDRELFAKLRGVDKLDQVLDNIRKIYKMERKGNWSITTTITGLSKFEDVREIERFAEEHNFMFAIRPYIFVRGVAGKKNDELMYEWKDVSEIFLYMAEKARKNNFLAYLVYREHIRYIKGESMPMCDAAKYSFVMTESGLKSPCIEFTDINSSLENFRKNRKTFYKKLEECNKTTPCFYNDAREIGVLWRNKWLILLNAPKIIRQLIQYGNFF; encoded by the coding sequence ATGTTAAGAGCGTTAATAAACCTGATACTTAAAAAACCAATTCTGGTGATATACGATGTTACGAAGCTGTGCAACCAGCGCTGCCTCATGTGCAATATATGGAAAACCAAAAGCAATGACATGGATCTTGGGCGGCTGGAAGAGGAAGTAAAGAAGTTAAGCCGTTTTGGAGTGCGATATGTTTTCCTTCAGGGTGGAGAACCTTTAATCCGTAAGGATATAATACAGATAATAGATATATTTCTTAAATACCGCATAAAACCCACGGTTATAACCAACGGCATCCTGCTTACTCCCGAAATTGCCTCGGAAATTGCAAAAAGGCGCTGTAACCTTGCCATAAGCATCGACTCAATGGATCGTGAGCTTTTTGCGAAACTCAGGGGCGTTGATAAACTTGATCAGGTACTGGATAATATACGGAAAATATACAAAATGGAACGAAAGGGTAACTGGTCAATAACCACTACGATAACCGGCCTGTCAAAGTTCGAGGATGTAAGGGAAATAGAGCGGTTTGCCGAAGAGCATAACTTCATGTTTGCAATACGCCCGTATATTTTCGTCAGGGGCGTGGCGGGAAAAAAGAACGACGAACTTATGTACGAATGGAAGGATGTATCCGAAATTTTTCTGTATATGGCTGAAAAGGCAAGGAAAAACAATTTTCTTGCGTACCTTGTCTACAGAGAGCATATACGGTATATAAAAGGCGAGAGCATGCCGATGTGCGATGCTGCAAAGTATTCGTTTGTGATGACAGAAAGCGGTTTGAAAAGCCCGTGCATAGAGTTTACCGACATAAACTCCAGCCTTGAGAATTTCAGAAAAAACAGAAAAACATTTTATAAAAAGCTGGAAGAATGCAATAAAACAACACCGTGTTTTTACAACGATGCAAGGGAAATAGGCGTGCTCTGGCGGAATAAATGGCTTATACTTCTCAATGCTCCCAAAATAATCCGCCAGCTTATACAATACGGAAACTTCTTTTAA
- a CDS encoding NAD-dependent epimerase/dehydratase family protein — MNVFITGASGFVGSHLVKALSADKAVKRIYALYRNEDQIAFLPKVNPVIGDLEKLPEIDLDVPIDLVIHLAGYFRNESKKLCEKVNLQGTKNTIAFCRNNGIKRILFYSTINVDLKTKGNYATTKLMAEEEVRKSGLEYMIVRPALIYEGRKGSLGKIIRYVEKLPFVPVFGDGNAKEQPIHIDEIVNLTVAMIKDFKPGTVLYAAGKEAMTFREMINIIARTMNKKAKILTIPAKPVHAVLRLFEKAGIHIGISSEQVAHMSEDLAADMNETLKLYPVELKSFEENIRRER, encoded by the coding sequence ATGAATGTATTCATTACCGGCGCGTCAGGGTTTGTGGGGAGCCATCTGGTTAAAGCATTGTCAGCTGACAAAGCGGTTAAGCGAATTTATGCCCTTTACAGGAATGAAGACCAGATAGCCTTCCTGCCTAAAGTTAACCCGGTAATCGGCGATCTTGAGAAACTGCCTGAGATAGATCTGGATGTGCCGATAGATTTGGTTATTCACCTTGCAGGGTATTTCAGGAACGAATCGAAGAAATTATGCGAGAAGGTAAATCTTCAGGGTACGAAAAACACCATCGCTTTCTGCAGGAACAACGGCATAAAAAGAATACTTTTTTACAGCACGATAAACGTGGACCTTAAAACAAAGGGAAATTATGCGACAACAAAGTTAATGGCCGAAGAGGAAGTTAGAAAAAGCGGCCTGGAATATATGATCGTAAGGCCGGCGCTGATTTATGAAGGAAGAAAGGGAAGCCTTGGCAAAATAATAAGATATGTCGAGAAGCTTCCCTTTGTGCCTGTTTTCGGGGACGGAAATGCGAAGGAACAGCCAATACATATAGACGAGATTGTAAACTTAACGGTTGCAATGATAAAGGATTTTAAACCGGGCACCGTCCTGTACGCCGCAGGTAAGGAAGCGATGACATTCAGAGAAATGATCAATATTATTGCCCGGACAATGAACAAAAAAGCAAAAATCCTTACAATCCCTGCAAAACCTGTGCATGCCGTTTTAAGGCTTTTCGAAAAAGCCGGTATTCATATAGGCATATCATCCGAGCAGGTTGCCCATATGAGCGAAGATCTGGCCGCAGACATGAACGAAACGCTGAAGCTTTATCCGGTAGAACTTAAATCTTTTGAGGAAAACATCCGCAGAGAGCGTTAA
- a CDS encoding glycosyltransferase family 2 protein codes for MLSVVLPVYNEENQIEKTVAEVKNTIKQLGEEYEIIIIDDGSTDNSWEVLKNLADKNAEISAYRFSRNFGKEAALMAGLSHAKGDACITMDADLQHPPELIPEMVSYWKEGFEVVEAVKKDRGKETSFSRFSASLFYKIMYRLSGFNLENASDFKLLDRKVVDEIVRMPERETFFRGLAAWVGYKRKEVYFSVPERETGKSRWSKIKLFRLAITAFTSFSSLPLQFVTFMGILFLIGSVILGIQTLVMKLKGWAIGGFTTVILLLLIIGSCLMISLGMIGIYIARIYNEVKSRPRYIISEKCGKDK; via the coding sequence ATGCTGTCGGTTGTTCTGCCTGTGTATAACGAAGAAAACCAGATTGAAAAGACGGTAGCGGAAGTCAAAAACACGATAAAGCAGCTTGGCGAAGAGTATGAAATAATAATCATAGACGACGGTTCCACAGATAATTCATGGGAAGTGCTGAAGAATCTGGCGGATAAAAACGCCGAAATTTCGGCATACCGGTTCAGTCGCAATTTCGGAAAAGAAGCGGCTTTAATGGCCGGTTTGTCCCATGCAAAGGGTGACGCATGCATAACAATGGATGCGGACCTGCAGCACCCGCCCGAACTTATCCCCGAAATGGTAAGTTACTGGAAGGAAGGGTTTGAAGTTGTGGAAGCAGTAAAAAAGGACAGGGGAAAGGAAACGTCATTCAGCCGGTTTTCAGCATCGCTTTTTTATAAAATAATGTACAGGCTTTCGGGTTTTAACCTGGAAAATGCGTCGGATTTTAAGCTTCTGGACAGAAAAGTTGTTGATGAAATAGTTAGAATGCCCGAACGGGAAACCTTTTTCCGCGGCCTTGCTGCATGGGTGGGTTACAAAAGAAAGGAAGTATATTTCAGCGTGCCCGAAAGGGAAACGGGGAAAAGCCGATGGTCGAAAATCAAGCTTTTCCGCCTTGCCATAACGGCCTTTACATCCTTTTCGTCCCTGCCGCTGCAGTTTGTAACCTTCATGGGAATACTTTTTCTGATAGGTTCAGTTATTCTCGGAATACAAACTCTGGTAATGAAACTGAAGGGCTGGGCGATAGGTGGCTTCACAACGGTAATTCTTCTTCTTTTGATAATAGGAAGCTGCCTTATGATAAGCCTTGGCATGATAGGGATATATATAGCCCGTATATATAATGAAGTGAAATCAAGGCCAAGATATATAATTTCAGAAAAATGTGGAAAGGATAAATAA
- the dusB gene encoding tRNA dihydrouridine synthase DusB, which yields MNTTIRIGSFVPKNNIFLAPMAGVTDMPFRYLCSRMGAGLTYTEMVSSKGMYYNDKKTELLTVTHPEEAPCAVQIFGSEPEIMAKAAEKLSMRDDIAIIDINMGCPAPKIVKNNEGCALMRNLKLASEIIKAVVKASSKPVTVKFRKGFNEDNAVEFAKMAEESGASAVTVHGRTREQMYSGKADWDVIARVKQAVSVPVIGNGDIFTPEDAREMLEKTGCDAVMVGRGAQGNPWIFKRILHYILYGEILPYPTDGEKLEIIQEHYRMMIELKGEETAVKEMRKHIAWYLKGMPGAAALRAEIFQAKTFNEVLDILNEYFSRLQ from the coding sequence ATGAACACGACAATCAGGATTGGCTCATTTGTACCTAAAAACAACATATTCCTTGCCCCTATGGCGGGCGTAACCGATATGCCGTTCAGGTACCTGTGTTCCAGAATGGGAGCAGGCCTTACATACACCGAAATGGTAAGCAGTAAAGGCATGTACTATAACGACAAAAAAACCGAGCTTTTAACGGTTACCCATCCGGAAGAGGCTCCGTGTGCGGTGCAAATATTCGGCTCAGAGCCTGAAATAATGGCAAAAGCCGCTGAAAAACTAAGCATGCGGGATGATATAGCTATAATAGACATTAACATGGGATGCCCTGCGCCGAAAATAGTAAAAAACAATGAAGGCTGCGCATTAATGAGGAATTTGAAACTGGCGTCGGAAATAATTAAGGCAGTTGTAAAGGCATCTTCAAAACCAGTAACGGTAAAGTTCCGTAAAGGCTTTAACGAAGACAATGCCGTCGAATTTGCCAAAATGGCTGAAGAGTCAGGCGCCAGCGCCGTTACTGTCCATGGCAGGACGCGGGAACAAATGTATTCGGGAAAAGCAGACTGGGATGTAATTGCCCGGGTAAAACAGGCAGTTTCAGTTCCTGTAATCGGGAACGGGGATATATTTACTCCTGAAGACGCCAGGGAAATGCTTGAAAAAACCGGGTGCGACGCAGTAATGGTGGGGAGAGGCGCGCAGGGAAATCCATGGATATTTAAAAGAATTCTTCATTATATATTATATGGTGAAATACTGCCTTACCCAACGGACGGCGAAAAATTGGAAATCATACAGGAGCATTATAGGATGATGATTGAGCTTAAGGGCGAGGAAACGGCAGTTAAGGAAATGAGAAAGCATATAGCCTGGTACCTTAAGGGTATGCCCGGAGCCGCGGCGCTGAGGGCCGAGATATTCCAGGCAAAGACCTTCAATGAGGTGCTGGATATTTTAAATGAGTATTTCAGCAGGCTGCAATAA